The Caenorhabditis elegans chromosome II genome has a segment encoding these proteins:
- the C03H5.3 gene encoding SRF-dependent transcription regulation-associated protein (Confirmed by transcript evidence): MVSLRSGKRVSRPSPSTPLEKPAETSTNPMETPKRAVKGQKTVEEKEKLPISLRKSERLAKNSGENSSAEIAEEHKEIVAPSQENSVDDDAESTQLSVDVFADPSDFEDDDDEVVPETDYEDNNEEPKNDQNPVEIPDNSDSDDDEPMEISSKNPVTSIENPENSDSDDDEPMEATSKAPEMSVAEPKSIIEKLLEKKAEKSAKLAAKKLKKRSKKKEAKKISDGVFQVKMKKSKAKFNVVTLKAGVQNILEPQINFREELLKSRTAGTRLADTEKFLQRGKWVSKR, translated from the exons ATGG tgtctCTCCGCAGTGGAAAACGTGTCTCGCGCCCATCGCCG AGCACTCCGCTGGAAAAACCAGCTGAAACATCCACAAATCCTATGGAAACACCTAAAAGAGCTGTAAAAGGACAGAAAACAGTTgaggaaaaggaaaaactgCCGATTTCTCTAAGGAAAAGCGAGAGATTGGCGAAAAATTCGGGAGAAAACTCTTCGGCAGAAATTGCGGAGGAACACAAGGAAATCGTGGCGCCATCGCAAGAAAACTCAGTTGATGATGATGCGGAATCCACACAACTTTCGGTAGATGTATTCGCAGATCCGTCAGATTTCGAGGATGATGACGACGAGGTTGTTCCGGAGACCGATTACGAAGACAACAACGAGGAgccaaaaaatgatcaaaatccTGTGGAAATCCCAGATAATTCCGATTCCGATGACGATGAGCCAATggaaatttcttccaaaaatccggttacttcaattgaaaatccagaaaattccgATTCCGACGATGATGAGCCAATGGAAGCCACTTCAAAAGCTCCAGAGATGTCAGTCGCTGAGCCAAAAAGTATAATTGAGAAGCTTCTGGAGAAAAAGGCCGAAAAATCGGCGAAATTGGCGGCCAAGAAGCTGAAGAAGAGAAGCAAGAAGAAGGAGGCAAAGAAGATTTCTGATGgagtttttcaagttaaaatgaagaaaag cAAGGCAAAATTCAACGTTGTGACTCTCAAAGCTGGTGTCCAGAACATTTTAGAGCCACAAATCAACTTCCGCGAGGAGCTTCTCAAATCAAGAACCGCCGGAACTCGTCTTGCCGatactgaaaagtttttgcaacGTGGCAAatgggtctcgaagcgataa
- the C03H5.3 gene encoding SRF-dependent transcription regulation-associated protein (Confirmed by transcript evidence), translated as METPKRAVKGQKTVEEKEKLPISLRKSERLAKNSGENSSAEIAEEHKEIVAPSQENSVDDDAESTQLSVDVFADPSDFEDDDDEVVPETDYEDNNEEPKNDQNPVEIPDNSDSDDDEPMEISSKNPVTSIENPENSDSDDDEPMEATSKAPEMSVAEPKSIIEKLLEKKAEKSAKLAAKKLKKRSKKKEAKKISDGVFQVKMKKSKAKFNVVTLKAGVQNILEPQINFREELLKSRTAGTRLADTEKFLQRGKWVSKR; from the exons ATGGAAACACCTAAAAGAGCTGTAAAAGGACAGAAAACAGTTgaggaaaaggaaaaactgCCGATTTCTCTAAGGAAAAGCGAGAGATTGGCGAAAAATTCGGGAGAAAACTCTTCGGCAGAAATTGCGGAGGAACACAAGGAAATCGTGGCGCCATCGCAAGAAAACTCAGTTGATGATGATGCGGAATCCACACAACTTTCGGTAGATGTATTCGCAGATCCGTCAGATTTCGAGGATGATGACGACGAGGTTGTTCCGGAGACCGATTACGAAGACAACAACGAGGAgccaaaaaatgatcaaaatccTGTGGAAATCCCAGATAATTCCGATTCCGATGACGATGAGCCAATggaaatttcttccaaaaatccggttacttcaattgaaaatccagaaaattccgATTCCGACGATGATGAGCCAATGGAAGCCACTTCAAAAGCTCCAGAGATGTCAGTCGCTGAGCCAAAAAGTATAATTGAGAAGCTTCTGGAGAAAAAGGCCGAAAAATCGGCGAAATTGGCGGCCAAGAAGCTGAAGAAGAGAAGCAAGAAGAAGGAGGCAAAGAAGATTTCTGATGgagtttttcaagttaaaatgaagaaaag cAAGGCAAAATTCAACGTTGTGACTCTCAAAGCTGGTGTCCAGAACATTTTAGAGCCACAAATCAACTTCCGCGAGGAGCTTCTCAAATCAAGAACCGCCGGAACTCGTCTTGCCGatactgaaaagtttttgcaacGTGGCAAatgggtctcgaagcgataa